The genomic window GCCACGGGAACACCCGGTGTCACAGCTGCCCCTGGTGCCACGACGCCGGCCCCGGCAGGTGGGCCGGTGCTGCCGCCACCACCGCTGTCGATGGTGCCGGGAGCCACCTCCGGGCCCGCGGGTGAGCGTGCCCAGCCGCCGTTGGGATCGAGTGGAGTCACAGCCGAGACGCCGGTGCCGACACCGTTCGCCGCGGCAGTTGCCGCCGCCAAAGATCGCGCTGCGGAGCCGTCCTATGTGGTCGGTGAGGACGTCGACGACGATCTGGTGGTCGCCAGGACGTTGTTGAGCGCCGTGCTCGCGGCCGTGGGTCCATCGGTCGTCGGTCTGTCCTGGGCGGTGTCCGTGATGCGTGGCCCCGCGGGTATGGGCGTGTTCATCACCTCAAATGAGGGACGTGGCTGGTTGCCCGCCGGCGTGTTCCTTCCGCGCGGGGTATCGACGCCGTGGGATTGGGAAGAGGCGCTCGGCTCGGATCCGGGTGCGGGTGGATCTGCTTGGGAAGGGGTCGCCGATCCGGCTCGCGTGCTGGTCGAATTCGGGCTCGAATGGGGCGCGAAAGCCGGTGCGCGGCTGACGGCGCTGGCGTCCGCTGGGACCATCGATCCCGGGCTTCGAGCGCGGCTGAGTGACGTACCCACTGCAGGGCTCGTGCGCCCGTTCGCTGAACCCGATCTCCGCGTACCCTCAGCCGACACGATCGATCGTCTCGGTCTTACGGGCTCGATCGACGCACTGAAACATGCTGCGGCAGTGCCGGATTCGCGGGTCCGTTCGAAATGCGTGGGACTCGCCGTCGATGCGCATGCCCAAGTCGGCCGCACGCGGTCCGGATCGCTCGATGGTGCCGAGACGAGGGCTCTGCGGGACCGTATCCTGGCAGCGGTCGAGGCCGACGCCGAAGTGCCACAGGTCTGGTGGGACGAATTGCAGGACGCGGACGCTCTTCTGGCGGCCACTATGGTGACGCGACGGGTCGACGTCAGCCGAGTGGAGGTCGGCCAGTTGCGGTGCGACGATGACCCTACATTGCGTGACCTGATAGCCGAACGGCGCTGCAACGAGTTGGTGCTGCTGCTGGCCGAGGAGCCGACGCGGCAGTGTCTGCGTGACGCCGTCTACGCGTACGAGCAGATCGTGCGGCACCCCCTGTTTGTGGCCCGACCCATGGCGGTGTCGGTGCAAGAGCCTGCGGACGCTGGGGTGG from Nocardia iowensis includes these protein-coding regions:
- a CDS encoding type VII secretion target, producing MAENLDIDTAEFRRWAAGHDRLSAEIRDWAKPPAEWLASFESTYGKIAEPVRVALERYYGARELAGLNLAQRHADTATMLREAADAFDRNDADSGAMISLAGGDMERLASGDPAFALPGSGGPSGGGPVGPRLDDRQVTGGPGLIPVPLGDTGSSTGVGSPPPDGRATGTPGVTAAPGATTPAPAGGPVLPPPPLSMVPGATSGPAGERAQPPLGSSGVTAETPVPTPFAAAVAAAKDRAAEPSYVVGEDVDDDLVVARTLLSAVLAAVGPSVVGLSWAVSVMRGPAGMGVFITSNEGRGWLPAGVFLPRGVSTPWDWEEALGSDPGAGGSAWEGVADPARVLVEFGLEWGAKAGARLTALASAGTIDPGLRARLSDVPTAGLVRPFAEPDLRVPSADTIDRLGLTGSIDALKHAAAVPDSRVRSKCVGLAVDAHAQVGRTRSGSLDGAETRALRDRILAAVEADAEVPQVWWDELQDADALLAATMVTRRVDVSRVEVGQLRCDDDPTLRDLIAERRCNELVLLLAEEPTRQCLRDAVYAYEQIVRHPLFVARPMAVSVQEPADAGVAVTAPDSTAAVPPNGAVAAPTPGGPPSGKRSR